A stretch of DNA from Vibrio rhizosphaerae:
TGACCGGATCACAGTCTCCGTTGCCGGGTTTCATTCTTGAACAGTTGGTGACCGAAGAACCGGGTGGATTCAAACGTCCTTTTTTGGATTTTTTCAATAACCGCCTGATCAATCTGGTTTATCGGATCTGGCGCAAATATCGTTATTACGTTCGTTTTCAGGATGACGCACAGGATCTGTTTTCACAGCAATTATTTGCATTAGTCGGACTGGCTGATCCTGATTTGAGAGGTGATACACCGATCAACTGGTGCAAGATGCTGGCCTATGCCGGTGTGTTAGCCGGACGAAGTCGGTCTCCGCAAGTGGTTGCCGGGATTATTGCCCACTGTTTTGATTTGGAAGATGTCAGTATCCGACAGTGGGAAAAGCGCAGAGTGATGATTGACCCGTCTCAGCAATTCAGTCTGGGTCAGCAGAATGGCAACTTAGGGATGAACACTGTCATCGGTGAGTCGGTGATGGATTGCAACGGTAAGTTTGTGATTTGTATTAAAGGGTTGTCACGCCAGCGGTTTGCAGACTTTCTGCCGATCGGTAAGGAGTTTCAACCGCTGTGTAAATTGGTGGAATTCGTGTTGCGTGAGCAGATGGCTTATGACCTTGAGCTCTGCATGGATGAGAAAGAAGTTCCCGTCCTGCGACTGGACTCTCAGGATAGTGTGGCTTTGGGCTGGTATTCGTTTCTTGGCTCCGGTGAGCGTGAGAAAAACGTGTTAATTCAGGTGAGGCAATAATGATGGTTCAGAGTAAGCAGCCTTCCCTCAATATCATTGTTACCAATGTTCAGGTGTTGGAGTCCGGTTTGACCTCGCGGACGACTTGGACGCCTGCGGGGGGAACAATCGGAACGGCGGCAGATAGTTTCTGGCTTCTCACAGACAAGAATGGGGCGATTTCCCCCAATCATTGTGAAATCCAGGTCGTCGACGGTGCTTTTTGTGTCCGTGATAACTGCGGTGAAACTTATGTGAATGGTTCATCGATGCCACTGGGCCGCAACAAATTAGCCCGGCTGGAAAACAAAGATGAAATTCAAGTGGGGCCCTATTCCCTGCGAGTCCATCTCGGCAACAACGGTGAAGATGATATTGCATCAAGCAACGTGCTGGAGCAGTTATTTGACGATGACCGGCACAGCCTTTTAGCCGACGATGACGGAGAAGCCGCAACTTTACACCGGAGCGATGAAGTCGATCACAGTGTGATTGATCCGCTCATGGCACTGGATGAACTGTCGCCCCAGAACAAAGACGACAGCAATGTGCTGATCGACGGGGACGAAGAAGAAGCCCGCGCAGAAGAGGAAGCTCAGGAGCAACCTTTACTGGCGGCGGAAGAATACTACCAGCGTCCATTACAGGAGACGCAGCAAGAAAATGGTGAATACGATATGACCGCCTCGATTAGTCTGAAGAAAATTTTCAGATTCGGGGCGCTTAAATTGGGCAGAAAGTCCAAATCAGATGTCGCGCAGGCCGCGCCTGCCAATACGCGCAGTAGCAGTACCGTGAATCACAGTACCGTAAATCACAGTACCACGCGTAGTAACAATACCGATGCGCCAGACAATCAATCTGTGCACAACCGATCTGTGAGTCATGGATCAGTCGATTATCAATCAGAGAACAACGAATCAGAGGGCTATGGGATGGATGAGAACGTACTCGATCTACTCGAAGAAGAAGTCGCAAAAAGCATGTCATCGACATCAGAACAGTCTGTTGGCACAAATCATCATGGAAAACATCTGCTGACTGGCCCGATGTTGGATGGTCTGGGAGTCGATCTGACCGATAGTCATGATATGGAGAAAATGCACTTCCTTTCCGAAGAGCTGGGCCTGTCGCTTCAGGCATGTGTCAAAGGATTACTGGATCTGCACAAGCAGGTGAATCATGGCCGTTTCGATATGATGAACCGCAATCTTCAGCCGATTGAAGATAACCCGCTACGGTTGGGCTTGTCTTATGAAGAGACCATGAAAACCATGTATGACTCGCAAAAGAGTCTGGTTCACCTGTCAGCGCCAGCCGCGATTACCGAGAGCCTGAAAAGCATTCAGGATCATAATGAAGCGGTTCAGTATGCGACGACAGAAGCGCTGAGCCAGATTCTGGCGGCATTCTCACCTCAGGTCCTCCTGCGTCGTTTTAATAATTATAAGCGCCCGAATGAACAGCGTAGTGACTCCGAAGATGCGTGGGCGTGGAATATGTACAGCAGCTACTATCAGGAACTGACCTCGAACCGTCAAAAAGGGTTTGAAAAGCTGTTCTGGGAAATCTTCGAACAGGCTTACGACAAGAAAATCCGTGAGAAGCAACTGGAGTTCTGATTGTGAAAAAGTTTGCTTGTGTTTTATTCGCTTTGCTCATGCTCACTGCGTGCAGCAGTGGGAGCAGTAGCCCCCCGGCGGATGAATATAATCCGGCAGAAGCTCCGACAACAGTGACATTCAGTATGGTGACCGATGCGGGTGTCAACCCCAATATTTGGGGAGAAGCATCACCGGTTGAGGTGCAGGTCTTTGAGCTGGAGGACGATTCCATGTTCATGTCAGCTGACTATGACACCATCAAAGCCAGCTATAAAAAGGCACTGCGCAGTAACTTTGTCAGAGATTACGATTACATGCTGATGCCCGGCCAGTTTAAGTTTGTCAACGCATTCAAAGTGTCTCCGGAGACGCATTATATCGGCGTGATGGCGCATTTTGCCGAACCTGAGCTGAGTGAATGGAAGAAAGCGGTCAAAGTCCTGAATAAAGGCCGGGAGTATCACATGCTGATGCTGTTCAAAGACTACGATGTTAAATTAGAAAAAGTGGAATAATCGAGATGTTTGCACGTAACCGTGTTATCTGGAACGAAGGATTGTTTATCAAACCTCAGCATTTCCAACAACAACAACGATATACAGAATACTATGTTGATGCACGGATGAATTCTGTCAGTGGCTATCTGTACGGCATCTCTGAGCTGGCATTAAATCCGGAATATCTGGCATTCGGCCGGATTGCAATTGAACGTTTATCGGGCGTTATGCCTGACGGGACGGTCTTTAATGTACCGCAGGAAGATTCCCTGCCGGATCCGCTGGAGATCGAAGACGCATCACTGGCAGGGCAGCTGGTCTATCTGGCATTGCCATTGCGGACGGAGTCGCTGCTCGAGGTCAGTTGGCCGGAAGAGCGGGGCACCGGGCGTTATGAAAGCCGCCGGATGGATGTCCGCGATGTGCAGAGCCGACAAGGCGACACCACGACGATTGATGTCTCTCCGGTGCGCATGCATCTGATGCTGGAGAAAGAAGATCGCAGCTCTTATGCCTCATTCGCCATTGCCCGGATTCTGGAAAAGCGCCCGGACGGCAGTCTGGTGCTGGATCCTGAATTTATCCCCTGTCATCTCAACTCTGCTGTCAACGTGACGCTGCACCGGGTTGTGACTGAAATTGCCGGCTTGATGAATGAACGGGCCAAAAGCATTGCGGAGCGGATTAGCTCTCCCGGTCAGGGTGCCGTTGCGGATGTGTCTGACTTTATGCTGTTACAGGCCCTGAACCGTTTGCAGCCGTTGATTGAACATTTATCCAAGCTTCGGACCTTGCATCCAGAGCGGTTGTTTGAATGTCTGGCCTCAATTTGTGGTGAGCTGGCAACCTTTACGGATGAAAGTCGTCTGCCACCGACCATTCCTGTGTATAACCACGACATGCCAACCGACTGCTTTATGACGCTGATTCGTCATATGAGACAGAGTCTGAGTGTGGTGCTTGAGCCTCGTGCGGTCTCTATCCAACTGGATAAACGGAAGTACGGCCTCATGGTGGCGCCAATCCACGACACGAACCTCATGGAAGATGCCGACTTTATTATTGCGGTGAAAGCGAGAATGCCGTTGGACGAGTTGCGTCGTGTATTTGTCCAGCAGACTAAAGTCGCTTCCGTTGAGAAGATCAGAGAGCTGATCTCTCTCCAACTGCCGGGTATTCCTCTGACGCCGCTGCCTGTTGCGCCGCGTCAGCTCCCTTACCATGCGGGTTATACCTATTATCAGCTTGATAAATCCAGTGCAGCCTGGTCAATGATCAAACAAGCCAGCGGCTTTGCTTTCCATGTGGCAGCGGCATTTGAAGACCTTGACTTACAATTCTGGGCGATAAGGAGTTAATTGTGGTGCAGAATACGGGTGAACACATTGACAACCTACTGTTTGATAATGTGGAAAATATCAACCGGGACCAAGATTATTGGTTCCAGTTACGGGGGGATAACCCCAATGTCCTGATTGATGCAGCGACCCCGTTATTTGGTCTGTCACTCCGGGTCCGGAGCATGACCAGTTGTCCGAACATTGAACAGATCTATCATCAGACGGTTGAAGAGATCAAAGCGATTGAGATCGAACTGACCGAAAAAGGGTTTGATAACGCGGTATTGATGGCTTATCGATACATCTTGTGTACCTTTTTGGATGAAGCTGTCATGGGGACCGAATGGGGCTCTTCCAGCATCTGGGCATCCCACTCCATGCTATCCCGGTTTCATAATGAAACTTGGGGTGGCGAAAAGGTTTATACCATTCTGGCGCGTCTGGAAGGTGAACCGCAACGCTACAAATTGCTGCTGGAATTTATCTATCACTGTCTGATCCTCGGCTTCGAAGGCAAGTATCGCGTGATGGAAAATGGTCACAACGAGCGCGAAAGAGTGATCAGTCACTTATACGATATGCTGGCAGCGCTTGAAGAGAAAAAAATTCCACCGCTTAACCAAGCGAATCAACATATCGTCGATGCCAAGTACCGCCTCAATCGTCAACTACCGGTTTGGTCGGTTTTTCTTGGATTCTTCCTGCTTTGGAGCGGGATCTTTCTGGGTTACACATGGTTATTGCATGAGAAATCTGCTGACGTTGTGAACCAGTTAAGTCAACTTCTTAATTAATCTTTAGGCTAGGTGATCGCTGTGATCCGAATTGAATTACCCACTCTTATTTCAAAATTAAATCAACAAAGTAAGCTGGCGCTTGAGCAGGCAGCTTCTTTATGTATTGAACGTCAACATCCGGAAGTGACTTTAGAGCACTACCTTGATGTATTACTGGAAAATCCACTGTCAGATATCCGTGTCATCCTCAAGCAGGCCAACATTGATTTTGAGAGTGTCAAACAGGCGATCGCCAGCTCGTACACACGCGAGCATGTACTGGATACCTATCCGGCATTTTCTCCGTTATTGGTTGAATTGCTTCAGGAAGCGTGGCTGTTGTCGACGACTGAACTGGACCAACACGAACTCCGTTCTGGCGCGATCTTCTTGGCGGCGTTAACTCGCGTAGACCGCTATTTACCGGTGCGCTTGATTTCGCTGTTAGAAAGCATCAACCGGGAAACTCTGAAGAAAAACTTCGCTGCGGTTGTTGCAGATTCTTCAGAAACCGCAGTTGAAAAAACCGCAGAGAAGCGGGGCGCTAAATCACCATTGACAGAAGCAACCACACCGCTGCAAAAATATTGTTCAAATGTCAGTGAACAAGCCCGTCGTGGTGAACTTGACCCCGTATTATGCCGTGAAAATGAAATCAATCTGATGATCGACATTCTGTGCCGTCGTCGTAAAAACAACCCGATTGTGGTCGGTGATGCCGGTGTGGGTAAAAGTGCCATGATTGAGGGCCTTGCGCTGCGTATCGAAGCGGGCAACGTGCCTGACCAACTGAAAAATGTCGATATCATGGCGCTTGACTTAGGTCTGCTTCAGGCCGGAGCCTCAGTGAAAGGGGAATTCGAGAAGCGTCTCAAAGGTGTGATCGATGCGATTAAATCATCGCCGTCACCGATTATCCTGTTCATTGACGAAGCACATACCTTGATCGGTGCGGGGAATCAGGAAGGCGGCGCTGATGCGGCCAACTTGCTTAAACCGGCACTGGCGCGTGGCGAACTGAGTACCGTCGCAGCGACAACCTGGAAAGAGTACAAAAAATACTTTGAAAAAGATCCGGCACTGACCCGTCGTTTCCAACTGGTCAAACTGGAAGAGCCGAGCATCAATCAGGCGGTTGATATCCTGCGTGGTCTCAATAGTGTCTATGAGAAAGCACACCATGTGCTGATCACGGATGAAGCTCTGAAAGCGGCCGCAGAACTGTCGGCGCGTTATATTTCAGGTCGTCAGCTCCCGGATAAAGCGATTGACGTATTAGATACCGCTTGTGCCCGGATTGCGATTCATCTGACCACGCCACCCAAGCGTCTTGCGCAATTAGAAACCAACTGCTATCAGCGTCAGCTCGAAATCGACATGTTGGAAAGAGCGCAGTTCCTCGGTAGTGAAAATGATGTCAAACGTCTCGATGAGCTGCGCGCTCAGGAAGAGGCCGACGAGGCAGAAAAATTAACTCTGCTTGAAAGCTGGGAAAGTCAGAAAGAACTGGTTGAAACCATCATTGAACTGCGTTCACAGCTGATCGCCCTGTCGTTACAACAAGCTGAAGCCGTTGCTCAGCCGGTTGAAGCGGCTTCATTTGAAGTTTTAGATGAATTGGTTGAAGGCCAAGACGTTACCGTCGAGCAATCTCCGCAAGAACTGATGGAAACGCTGAAAATCGAGCTGAAAGAAAAATATGCAGCCCTTGAAGCCATTCCGCATCGTGAGCGTCTGATTTACCCACAAGTCGATGCGGACCAGATTGCAGAAGTCATTGCGGACTGGACGGGTGTGCCTGTAGATCAGATGAACACTGATGAACTGCACAAAATTACCCACCTGACGTCTATTTTAGGCGAAGCCATCAAAGGTCAGGATACTGCGATTGAACGGGTGCACCGCCACCTGTTGACAGCGCGTGCTGACCTGCGTCGTCCCGGCCGTCCGAAAGGCGCGTTCCTGTTGGTAGGGCCAAGTGGGGTCGGTAAAACGGAAACCGTGATTCAGTTGGCCGAACAACTATACGGCGGTCAACAATTCCTGACGACTATCAATATGTCTGAATATCAGGAGAAACATACGGTTTCGCGTCTGATCGGCTCACCTCCGGGTTACGTCGGTTACGGTGAAGGCGGTGTGTTGACCGAAGCGATTCGTAAAATGCCGTATTCAGTTGTGTTGCTGGACGAGGTTGAAAAAGCCCATCCTGAAGTGCTGAATATCTTCTATCAAGCATTTGATAAAGGTGAGCTGGCTGATGGGGAAGGTCGGGTGATCGACTGTAAGAACGTGGTGTTCTTCCTGACGTCGAACCTCGGTTATCAGACCATTGTGGACTATGCAGATGAGCCGAAAATCATTGCTGATCGGTTGTATCCGGAATTGGCTGAATTCTTTAAACCGGCGTTGCTGGCACGGATGGAAGTGATTCCTTACTTACCGCTGAACAAAGAAGTCTTGGCTGAAATCGTACAGGCAAAACTGGCTCGTCTGGAAAAACTGTTCCAAGAGCGTTACAGCGCTGAAGTTGAGATTGCCGATTCACTGATCGAGGAAATCCTGACCCGGGCGACCCGTTCAGAGAATGGTGCGCGGATGCTGGAAGCGATTATCGAAGGGCAACTGTTACCACCAGTCTCGCTGGCACTACTGAACAAACTTGCACAGCGCGAACCGATTAACCGCGTCTATCTGGCTGCGGTGGATGGTGAATTCATCGGTGAGGTCGAATAACGATGAACCGCTGGTTAACTTACGCGACCGATCTTGTCGGTATCAGAAAGCCGCAGCAACTTGCGACGCTTTTTATCGACACGGTTTCACGTGAGTTGGATCTTGATACTTGCTTATTGCTTGTCCCCAGCGCTGATGGGCGGACACTAGTCCCCCATCGGTCCGATCTGGAGATGGTCTGGTCGGTGACGGATTTTGATTGTCCGTTTGCCCACGTGCTCCAATCCTCAAAACCGATGGCGTTGTCATTAGACAGTCTGGTGTTTTGGCAGTCGAACCGGGCTTTTGTCCAGTTGACTGAGTCGGTCGGTTTGTTTGACGTTGTCCGCATCGTCCCGCTGCCCCTCAATCAGGATGTCGTCAAGACCGTGCTGTTTATGGTGGGTGAAGCGGATCATCTGCAGCAGATTTTTTCTGATGACGATTTTTGTCGTTATGTGGATGTGTTCAGCCAACAGTGGGCTTTGCTGACCGATATTGAACGGGAAGAGCAGAATCAGCGCGATCTGCGCGAATCACTGTTTGATGTTGAACGTGCCCGCCAACAGCAACGTCTGACCGATACATTGTCTCAGACACTGGTCGGGCAGAGTCAGCCAATGGTCAAACTCAGAGAGCAGATTGTCAGTGCGGCCGGCTCTCAGTTATCGGTCATGATTCAGGGTGATACGGGAACCGGGAAAGAGCTGGTGGCGCAGGCCGTACATGACCTGTCTGAACGGGCTAATCAGCCGTTTATCGCAATCAACTGTGCTGCGATTCCGGAAAATTTACTGGAGAGTGAGTTATTCGGCTATAGCAAAGGGGCTTTTTCCGGCGCTGAAGCCGATAAACAGGGGCTGATCGCACAGGCCAATGGCGGCACCTTATTCCTCGATGAAATCGGCGATATGCCTTTGGTGCTGCAAGCCAAGCTGCTGCGGGTGCTTGAAACGCGTACCTTCCGTCCGGTTGGTGGTAAAGAAGAGCAGACATCTGATTTTCGTTTGGTGTCTGCAACGCACGTTAATCTCTTGGGTCAGGTTCGTCAGAAAGCATTTCGTCAAGATCTCTATTACCGACTGTTTCAATATCCGATTACGGTGCCGTGTCTGACCGAACGCATCGATGATATTGCGTTATTGAGTCAGCATTTTGTTCAGTTATTTAACGATTCACACGGGACCCAGATCCGTGGATTGAATTATAAAGCGATTGATTGCCTGAAACAGCACAGCTTTAACGGCAACGTGCGGGAACTGAAGCATTTAATCGAGTTTGGATGTGCACAAACGCAAGACGGTCATGAAGTTCAGGTGAGTAGTTTTATTCACCGGATTCTGCCTCGCGAAGAGGTCAATCTGTTTCAGGTTGAAGAGCCGGAGTCGTGCACTGTGATTAAAGATCTCAAACAGGCGATTCAGGATTTTGAGTCAAAAATCATCAGAGAGCGCCTGCGATTGTTTTCCGGTGACCGTGCCAAAGCAGCTGAAAGCTTGGGGATACCCAAACGGACACTGGCTTACAAATGCCAGAAACTGGAGATTAAAGCGCCATGAAATTAGGAATTTCTCGCTCAGTTATGCGTCTGGCGACACTGATATTCTTTCCTGCGGTTGCAGCGACTGCTGCAACCGATCCTCAAATGCCGAAACTGCCGGTTTTATCTAAATCCGAGCAGTTAGTTGAACAGGCAAATCAGTGTCGCAGTGTTGCAGAGCGTCTGGAAAGATTACGTTGTTTTGACCGGGTGTTCGAAACCCCGCTGCATCTGAAGCCTATCGAAGAGCAAAAAGTCGGTGCATCTGAGTCGTGGTTACATGCGATGGATTCACTGGCGAAACTCGGCGATGGCAAAATGATGCATCTGACCGAACAAGGGGATGATGCATGGCTGATTCTGTTGGCATCCAATCCTGCGTCCCGGTTTGCGGATGACAAAAAACCGGTGTTAATGATGAGTTGTATTCACCGGATCAGCCGGGTTGAACTGGCTATGCCGAGTGAGATTCCTGATGCAAGGGCTAAAGTCACCATCCAGCGGGAAACACAATACTGGCGTAGTGATGATGCCGGCTTGTTACTCTCCTCGGGACGCGGTATGCCGGCCATTACTCTGATGAAGATTATGTCCGGGCAGGACAATACGGTGTTGCGTTCTAATTCAAAGGTGGTTGATGGCCTGACTTTTGACACCTCGGGTTTGAGCGAAGCACTCAAGCCGTTAAGAACACGTTGTGATTGGTAGCAGAAATTATGGAACTATCTGAATATCGCCCGTGCATTACCACACCGATTGCGGGAGAAAATCCGGTCGGTGATCGTCTGATTGACGATTCATTATTTGATTTTGTTGAAGATCAGATGATGAAGGTCGGTTCACTGTCCCATGCCAGTGTGCAGTGGGAAGAAGTTGAGCACAGTGTTTTAAAACTACTCAAAGAAAAATCAAAAGATATCAAACTGTTGGTTTATCTCTTACAGTGCTTACATCATCAGGTGACACCGGCCCGGTTCAACTTATCCTTGTTTATCTGGGCGGATTTTGTCTCGCTGTTTTGGGAAGAAAGTTATCCGGCACCGGGGCCGCGAGGTGCACTGCCGCGCCGTAAGTTTTTTGGACAGATCATCCAACGCTTTGGGATTGTGATCGACAAACTGGATTTCAACCGTTTTTCCGGCGAGTTAATGAGCGATCTGGAAAGCGCGCTGGAGAGTCTCAATCAGGCGGTGGAAAGCAAAGGCTTGGTGACGGAAGACTTTTCAGGATATCTCAACACCGTTCGCTCAAAAATGCGCTTGGCAGAAGAGCGTCAGCGTGCAGAACAGAAAGCCCAGAAACCGAAAGCGCAGCCACAGCAGGAAGCGAGCAGCCCCGCGAGTACCTTGTCGGTTGACAGTTCCAGTGATAAAGCGGCCAGACAGACCCTGTTAAAAGTATCTGAATTTCTGGCAGAGCAAGAGCAAGGCATTGGTCTGGCAATTCGTTTGCGCCGTCATGCGGTATGGTCTGGGATTCTCTCTGAACCGGATCACAATACCGACGGGGAAACCATGTTGCGGCCAATGCAGCAAGACCGCGTCAAAGACTATCAGGATCTGATGCGCAGTCCCGATTTGTCTTTATGGCGCAAGATTGAACAGAGTCTGACGATGGCGCCTTATTGGTTTGAAGGGCAGATGATGAGTTATCAAATTGCTCAGGCACTCGATAAAAAGGACTGGTGTCGGGCAATCCGGGAGGAAGCGGGATATTTTCTTGAGCGCTTGCCCAAATTAAAAGAACTGAAATTTAAAGGCGGACAACCGTTTGTTCCAGAAGAAGTCAATGCATGGTTGGGAGAACAAGAGCAGGCGACCACGCAAGCCTCGGTGGTCGGCAGCTGGCAGGAAAAGCGTAAAGAAGCATTTATGTTGGCAAAAGAAGCCGGCATTGCGGTCGCTCTCTCCATGATTAATGGCGGCCTTGAAAAGGCGGTCGAACCCAGAGATAAATTTTATTGGCGGATGATGTCTGCTGATTTGCTCAATGAACATGGCTTTTCCGCCATGGCCGAAGAGCAATATCAGACCTTGTACCGTCAGGCGGGTTCAGCAAGTGTTTCAGAGTGGGAACCCTCACTCATGCAACGATTAGAAAAATATTCAACGTCAGAGTAAGCGAAGGATATCGTCCATGTTGAAAAAGATTTTCGGGCTGCTAAAAAAATTAATGCCGAGTATGGTAGCACTGGTACCGGCATTGCTGTTGATTAGCTTTATTTTAATTAATATTGCCATTTGGTGGGCCGGCCCGTGGCTCACAATTTATGACACCAAACCACTGGCGACGATCACGGCGCGTTTCTTTGCCAGCCTGCTGGTCTTCTTGCTGGCCGTCGCAATTTGGGGGTTCTGGCAGTGGCGGAAATTACAAAGCTACGAGGCTGAACAGCAAAAAGAAGAGATCTTCCGTCAGGATCCGATCAAGTTAATGGAAGAACGCCAGGAAGTTGAGCTAAATCAGGTGATTACCAATATGCGTAAGAGCCTGAAGAATAAGCGCGATTTTCTTTACTCTTCGCCTTGGTATCTGGTTCTGGGCCTCGAAAATGCGGGCAAAACCAGTCTGATTAACCGCTCCGGACAGAATTTTACCCTGTCTTCAGTGATGCGTGCTTCCGGTCAGCGCAGTGAGAATCAATATTCATTTGACTGGTGGATCGGCGACAAAGCCGTGGTGATTGACCCCGATGGTGAGCTGCTGACGCAAGGCAATCGCGATGAAGACAATGACGGTGAGATGGAACGCCGTTTATGGAAGCACTTTGTTGAATGGCTCGAGCGTACCCGTAGTCGTCGTCCGCTCAACGGGATTGTGCTGGCGCTGGACGTGTCACATCTGGCAACCGCCAAAGCCTCTGAACGAAAAGCTTATGCCAGTATTTTGCGTGCCCGCCTGCGCGAGCTGATGGAAACCATGTCCATCCAACTACCGGTTTATATTGCACTGACCAAGCTGGATCTGCTTTATGGCTTTGAACCTTTTTTCAGACACTATTCCAAAGCAGAACGGGAAGAAGCGTTAGGGTTTACCTTCCAGCTGAATCCGAATGATGATCAGGACGCTTGGCTCAAAGAGTTTGAAGGTGATTATCTACAGTTCATGTCAACGATTAACGACATGTTGCCGAAAGCGGTCTCTGTACCGATGGAAGCGGAAGAACGGCACGGTGTGTATAGCTTCAGCCGCCAGATTTCCGGGCTGAAAGATATCCTGACCCAGTTCTTCCGCGAAACCTTGGGCAATGACCAGTATTCTCTGTCTGCTGTGGTTCGCGGGGCTTACTTTACCTCGGTGTACCAGCAAGGTGTGCCGACCAATGCATTTGATGATGCGGCGTCACGTCGTTATGGCTTAGACCATGCGATCAACCGGGCACAGATTGCAAAAAATTCGACGGTCTATTTTGCCTCGCAGTTATTTAGCAACATTATCTATGCCGAGTCCGGTCTGGCATCAGACAACCGTCGGGTTGCCAAACGCAAACGGCGTCTGATGATGTTGTCGGGGGTCACCTGTGCCATCGCTTCGCTGCTACTGTTTGGGGCGTGGCAACGTTACTACGCAGTTAACGTGGCCCATGCGGATGCGGTACTGACCAAAGTAAACGAGTTTAAAAACGAGCTGCCGAAAAATATCTATCAGGCCTCGCAACGCGATATGCTCGACTCGCTCAACAAAATTCGTCAGGCCACACTGGAATTCGGTTTCTTCCGTAATAAGTCGAAATATTTTTCAGATATGGGTCTGTATCAAGGTCACACCATCGGGCCGATGGTGGAGAAAACTTATCTGAATCTGCTTGAAACCCGTTTTCTGCCGATCCTGCTTTCTGATGTCGTCGTGCGCATGAACGAAGCAAAAACAGAAGTTGAAAAGCTGGATGCGCTGCGGGTCTACCGGATGATGACCGACAAAGAAGGGCGTTATAAAGACATCGTGCTGGATTACTTCGGTAAATACTGGCAGAAAGAGTTCCCGGCACGTCGTGCAGTGCAAGAAGAGCTGATGGGACACTTGGACTATGCGATGGATCATACCGACCTAACCACGGCGCGGAAAAATGGTGATCCGAATGCCGAGCAAATTATGGGGGCATACGATCAGACCATTACTAAAGTTCAGACCGAACTCAATGCAATGCCGAACAAACAGCGGGTCTATCGTAACCTGAAATTGAATGCACCGACGGTTCTTGGTCCGTCCTTGAACCTGCGTAATCTGGTCGGGCCGGTGTTTGACCTCGTCTTCGATGAGCGCGTCATGAACGGCGACGGGCTATACATTCCACAGATGCTGACCAAACGCGGCTTTGAAGACTACTTCATTCCACAGGTTGAATCAGTATCGAAACTGGCGTTGATCGATGGCTGGGTTCTGGGACAAAACCGTTCTGCTGAGTTCAGTGAAGCGGACAAACAAGATCTGCGGGATAAAATCCGGGGACTGTATGTCGCCGACTATACCAAGACTTGGCGTGCTGCACTGGCAGAAGTGGATATCAAATATTTCAAAGATATCAACGATGCGGTGACCGTACTGGATAATATCACCAGTAGTGTCGAGCCGATCCAGCGCCTGTTGAGAACGCTGGAAGCCAACACCAAAATGATTGCGGGCATTCCGGATGATTCTTCAGCGCAAAGTGAGCTGCTGAAATCACCGAAATACCGGGTTGCTTCAATGATTGATACCCCGTTTGCTGAT
This window harbors:
- the tssA gene encoding type VI secretion system protein TssA, producing MELSEYRPCITTPIAGENPVGDRLIDDSLFDFVEDQMMKVGSLSHASVQWEEVEHSVLKLLKEKSKDIKLLVYLLQCLHHQVTPARFNLSLFIWADFVSLFWEESYPAPGPRGALPRRKFFGQIIQRFGIVIDKLDFNRFSGELMSDLESALESLNQAVESKGLVTEDFSGYLNTVRSKMRLAEERQRAEQKAQKPKAQPQQEASSPASTLSVDSSSDKAARQTLLKVSEFLAEQEQGIGLAIRLRRHAVWSGILSEPDHNTDGETMLRPMQQDRVKDYQDLMRSPDLSLWRKIEQSLTMAPYWFEGQMMSYQIAQALDKKDWCRAIREEAGYFLERLPKLKELKFKGGQPFVPEEVNAWLGEQEQATTQASVVGSWQEKRKEAFMLAKEAGIAVALSMINGGLEKAVEPRDKFYWRMMSADLLNEHGFSAMAEEQYQTLYRQAGSASVSEWEPSLMQRLEKYSTSE
- the tssM gene encoding type VI secretion system membrane subunit TssM; this encodes MVALVPALLLISFILINIAIWWAGPWLTIYDTKPLATITARFFASLLVFLLAVAIWGFWQWRKLQSYEAEQQKEEIFRQDPIKLMEERQEVELNQVITNMRKSLKNKRDFLYSSPWYLVLGLENAGKTSLINRSGQNFTLSSVMRASGQRSENQYSFDWWIGDKAVVIDPDGELLTQGNRDEDNDGEMERRLWKHFVEWLERTRSRRPLNGIVLALDVSHLATAKASERKAYASILRARLRELMETMSIQLPVYIALTKLDLLYGFEPFFRHYSKAEREEALGFTFQLNPNDDQDAWLKEFEGDYLQFMSTINDMLPKAVSVPMEAEERHGVYSFSRQISGLKDILTQFFRETLGNDQYSLSAVVRGAYFTSVYQQGVPTNAFDDAASRRYGLDHAINRAQIAKNSTVYFASQLFSNIIYAESGLASDNRRVAKRKRRLMMLSGVTCAIASLLLFGAWQRYYAVNVAHADAVLTKVNEFKNELPKNIYQASQRDMLDSLNKIRQATLEFGFFRNKSKYFSDMGLYQGHTIGPMVEKTYLNLLETRFLPILLSDVVVRMNEAKTEVEKLDALRVYRMMTDKEGRYKDIVLDYFGKYWQKEFPARRAVQEELMGHLDYAMDHTDLTTARKNGDPNAEQIMGAYDQTITKVQTELNAMPNKQRVYRNLKLNAPTVLGPSLNLRNLVGPVFDLVFDERVMNGDGLYIPQMLTKRGFEDYFIPQVESVSKLALIDGWVLGQNRSAEFSEADKQDLRDKIRGLYVADYTKTWRAALAEVDIKYFKDINDAVTVLDNITSSVEPIQRLLRTLEANTKMIAGIPDDSSAQSELLKSPKYRVASMIDTPFADLNGMLDAVGDKPAYITEVMGAIDELKLYLKGIQASPDMGMAALNATKARMKLVNGDPIYTLRRVASGLPAPLDRILTKLADESWYVIKQEAVKYLEVRWHDDVYRVFREKLADRYPFNPNSNKDASLTDFEEFFAPNGILDSFYQNQLKIFIDEKVGLSDADSGQSVVKSEVLEQIERARQIQDAFFNRKGVLDVSFSIEPIRLTGNKRRSVLNVDGQFLSYSHGSRENVELIWPNTLRDSAISKITLIPTKSNLSPRSIIIQGPWAFFRLLDAGDVLAASTTSVDYKFTVDGGDMVYRINSEADVNPFTQRLFKSFKLSGNLY